In Corynebacterium nuruki S6-4, the following proteins share a genomic window:
- the sufU gene encoding Fe-S cluster assembly sulfur transfer protein SufU: MKLESMYQEVILDHYKHPQHAGLRDPFEAEVHHVNTSCGDEVTLRVHLSDDGKTVADVSYDALGCSISQASTSVMAEEIIGRPVEEAFGKLAEFEKMVTSRGAEEGDEDIIGDGVAFAGVSRYPARVKCALLGWKAFEAAALDAGATRDGDGEDGSR; the protein is encoded by the coding sequence GTGAAACTGGAATCGATGTACCAGGAGGTCATCCTGGACCACTACAAGCACCCGCAGCACGCGGGCCTGCGCGACCCGTTCGAGGCGGAGGTGCACCACGTGAACACCTCCTGCGGCGACGAGGTCACCCTGCGCGTGCACCTCAGCGACGACGGGAAGACCGTGGCGGACGTGTCCTACGACGCCCTCGGCTGCTCGATCAGCCAGGCCTCTACCTCGGTGATGGCCGAGGAGATCATCGGCCGGCCGGTCGAGGAGGCCTTCGGCAAGCTCGCCGAGTTCGAGAAGATGGTCACCTCCCGCGGCGCCGAGGAGGGTGACGAGGACATCATCGGCGACGGAGTGGCCTTCGCCGGGGTGTCCCGCTACCCGGCCAGGGTCAAATGCGCCCTGCTGGGATGGAAGGCCTTCGAGGCCGCCGCACTTGACGCGGGAGCGACCCGCGACGGAGACGGAGAGGACGGTTCACGATGA
- a CDS encoding lycopene cyclase family protein — MHIAVLGLGPAGAVLAHRAAVRGWTVDAYDPAATPPLPPQWPGSYGVPLDALPGWARTVIPFGDVARTLRAHTPEARLLDLGPYAMIDRTAVRERLAPGVRIHARRITDPDAAGLGVDAVVDCRGVVDRPGAVRQVAYGIVVPADAARAAGYTAAEFMDWRPAAGPDPDPDAVPSFLYVQPVDGGVLLEETVLATRRRTRDLLPVLRDRLLARPGLAGLDAVRTREERVHFPMDRRRRPWYRGTDERGVACFGAAGGLTHPATGYSVAAAVAGADRMLDLLAAGRVPRRIRWSAAAAWRLRLLGAELIVRADGPVLQRFFDAFFRLPATLQRGYLGGQQAGPVAAAMLALARYPRRVLPFLRPLPAAVRAALRIRR; from the coding sequence ATGCACATCGCCGTCCTCGGTCTCGGACCCGCCGGCGCCGTTCTCGCCCACCGTGCCGCCGTCCGGGGCTGGACCGTCGACGCCTACGACCCCGCCGCCACCCCGCCGCTGCCGCCGCAGTGGCCGGGCAGCTACGGCGTCCCGCTCGACGCCCTGCCCGGGTGGGCCCGGACCGTCATCCCCTTCGGCGACGTGGCCCGCACCCTGCGGGCCCATACCCCGGAAGCCCGTCTCCTCGACCTCGGCCCCTACGCGATGATCGACCGGACGGCGGTCCGGGAGCGGCTCGCGCCCGGGGTACGGATCCATGCCCGCCGCATCACTGATCCGGACGCCGCCGGCCTGGGTGTGGACGCCGTCGTCGACTGCCGCGGTGTGGTGGACCGCCCCGGGGCGGTCCGGCAGGTCGCCTACGGCATCGTCGTCCCGGCGGACGCGGCGCGGGCCGCCGGATACACCGCCGCCGAATTCATGGACTGGCGGCCGGCCGCGGGACCGGACCCCGACCCGGACGCTGTCCCGAGCTTCCTCTACGTCCAGCCGGTCGACGGTGGCGTTCTGCTGGAGGAGACAGTGCTGGCGACCCGGCGCCGGACCCGGGACCTGCTGCCGGTGCTGCGCGACCGGCTGCTGGCCCGGCCGGGGCTGGCGGGCCTGGATGCGGTGCGCACCCGGGAGGAACGGGTGCACTTCCCCATGGACCGCCGCCGACGCCCCTGGTACCGGGGAACCGATGAGCGGGGTGTCGCCTGTTTCGGGGCGGCCGGTGGTCTCACGCATCCGGCGACCGGGTACTCGGTGGCCGCCGCGGTCGCCGGTGCCGACCGGATGCTCGATCTGCTGGCCGCGGGCCGGGTGCCCCGCAGGATCCGCTGGTCTGCGGCGGCGGCCTGGCGGCTCCGGCTGCTCGGTGCCGAACTCATCGTCCGGGCCGACGGGCCGGTCCTGCAGCGGTTCTTCGACGCCTTCTTCCGGCTGCCGGCCACACTGCAGCGCGGCTACCTCGGCGGGCAGCAGGCCGGTCCGGTCGCGGCGGCGATGCTCGCCCTGGCCCGGTACCCCCGCCGGGTCCTCCCCTTCCTCCGGCCGCTGCCGGCGGCGGTGCGGGCGGCCCTCAGAATCAGACGCTGA
- a CDS encoding cysteine desulfurase — protein MTSATYDIAAVRADFPVLSRTVRDGRPLVYLDSGATSQRPLQVLDAERDFLLHHNAPVHRGAYQLAEEATDAYESARDRIARFVGADDPEIAFTKNATEALNEVAFILGDRRAGGYAVGEGDEIVISEVEHHANLVPWQELALRTGATLRWYKATPDGRIDLDSLELSEKTKVVALSHQSNVTGAQLDVDEAVRRAHAVGALFVLDACQSVPHMPVDFHALDVDFAAFSGHKMLGPNGVGVLYGKKHLLEALPPFLTGGSMIEVVTMEKTTFAEPPQRFEAGTQMTSQVVGLGAAVEYLEGLGMAAVAAHEHDLTAYALEKLQEIDGLRIIGPTTAENRGSAVSFVVDGIHPHDLGQVLDDQGICIRVGHHCAWPVHRCLGVQATARASFYVYNTRDEVDALADGVRHAQEFFGTR, from the coding sequence ATGACCTCAGCCACCTACGATATCGCGGCCGTGCGCGCGGACTTCCCGGTCCTGTCGCGCACGGTGCGTGACGGGCGTCCGCTCGTCTACCTGGACTCGGGGGCGACCTCGCAGCGTCCGCTGCAGGTCCTCGACGCCGAGCGGGACTTCCTGCTCCACCACAACGCCCCGGTGCACCGCGGTGCCTACCAGCTGGCCGAGGAGGCGACCGACGCCTACGAGTCCGCCCGCGACCGCATCGCGCGGTTCGTCGGCGCCGACGACCCGGAGATCGCGTTCACCAAGAACGCCACCGAGGCGCTCAACGAGGTCGCCTTCATCCTCGGTGACCGGCGCGCCGGCGGGTACGCCGTCGGTGAGGGCGACGAGATCGTCATCTCCGAGGTCGAGCACCACGCCAACCTCGTGCCGTGGCAGGAACTCGCGCTGCGCACCGGTGCGACCCTGCGCTGGTACAAGGCCACCCCGGACGGCCGGATCGACCTCGACAGCCTGGAGCTGTCGGAGAAGACCAAGGTCGTGGCACTGTCCCACCAGTCGAACGTGACCGGCGCACAGCTGGACGTCGACGAGGCGGTGCGCCGCGCCCACGCGGTCGGGGCCCTGTTCGTCCTCGACGCCTGCCAGTCGGTGCCGCACATGCCGGTGGACTTCCACGCCCTCGACGTCGACTTCGCGGCCTTCTCGGGGCACAAGATGCTCGGCCCCAACGGGGTCGGCGTCCTGTACGGGAAGAAGCACCTGCTCGAGGCGCTGCCGCCGTTCCTCACCGGCGGCTCGATGATCGAGGTCGTGACGATGGAGAAGACCACCTTCGCCGAGCCGCCGCAGCGGTTCGAGGCGGGCACCCAGATGACCTCGCAGGTCGTCGGACTCGGTGCCGCGGTGGAGTACCTGGAAGGGCTCGGCATGGCGGCCGTGGCCGCCCACGAGCACGACCTCACCGCCTACGCGCTGGAGAAACTGCAGGAGATCGACGGCCTGCGGATCATCGGGCCGACGACCGCGGAGAACCGCGGTTCGGCGGTGAGCTTCGTGGTCGACGGCATCCACCCGCACGACCTGGGACAGGTCCTCGACGACCAGGGCATCTGCATCCGGGTGGGGCACCACTGCGCCTGGCCGGTGCACCGGTGCCTCGGGGTGCAGGCCACCGCGCGGGCGAGCTTCTACGTGTACAACACCCGTGACGAGGTGGACGCGCTGGCCGACGGTGTGCGCCACGCCCAGGAATTTTTCGGCACCCGGTAG
- a CDS encoding helix-turn-helix transcriptional regulator, whose amino-acid sequence MSEGDTRRSVLTQILRHGPVSASDIGDALGLSAAGVRRHLDNIVAEGLAETTEAPRVTAAGTRGRGRPARLYRLTDIGRGQFGHDYDTLALLALRTLRETGGPAAVESFADQRVQDLLSAVPDGGDDETVEDRAGRIAAALTARGYAATVDHAGGGVQICRHHCPIQEVAHEFPELCAAEHRVVAELLGRHTQPLATIADGNGICTTHIPLTTIHPSRTKES is encoded by the coding sequence ATGAGCGAAGGTGACACCCGCCGCTCGGTCCTCACGCAGATCCTGCGGCACGGACCGGTGAGCGCATCGGACATCGGGGACGCCCTCGGCCTCAGTGCCGCCGGCGTCCGCAGGCACCTCGACAACATCGTCGCCGAGGGACTCGCCGAGACCACCGAGGCACCGCGGGTGACCGCGGCAGGTACCCGGGGGCGCGGCCGACCGGCGCGGCTCTACCGGCTCACCGACATCGGACGCGGCCAGTTCGGCCACGACTACGACACACTGGCCCTGCTGGCCCTGCGCACACTGCGCGAGACCGGCGGGCCGGCCGCCGTGGAGAGTTTCGCCGACCAGCGGGTCCAGGACCTGCTCAGTGCCGTGCCTGACGGCGGTGACGATGAGACGGTCGAGGACAGGGCCGGCCGCATCGCCGCCGCACTCACCGCCCGCGGCTACGCCGCCACGGTCGACCATGCGGGCGGAGGCGTGCAGATCTGCCGCCACCACTGCCCGATCCAGGAGGTGGCCCACGAGTTCCCCGAGCTCTGCGCCGCCGAGCACCGGGTGGTCGCGGAACTGCTCGGACGTCACACCCAGCCGCTGGCCACGATCGCCGACGGCAACGGGATCTGCACCACCCACATTCCGCTGACCACCATCCACCCTTCCCGCACGAAGGAGAGTTGA
- a CDS encoding ABC-F family ATP-binding cassette domain-containing protein translates to MIVTQDLEVRVGARTLLDAPGQLLRVQPGDRIGLVGRNGAGKTTTMRILSGETEPYGGKVVTSGEIGYLPQDSKEGDIEQSARDRILSARGLDKLRSSMERQQELMEAGTDVQRDAAIGKYSRLEEQYSALGGYEADSEAARICDGLGLPQRILDQQLKTLSGGQRRRVELAQILFAATAGSGRSQTTLLLDEPTNHLDADSIHWLRGFLQKHEGGLVMISHDVDLLEDVVNKVWFLDAVRGEADVYNMTWKKYLDARATDEARRRREKANAEKKADALRKQAAKLGAKATKAAAAKQMLARADKMIGSLDEVRQEDHVAHISFPEPAPCGKTPLFAKGLTKMYGSLEVFAGVDLAIDKGSRVVVLGYNGAGKTTLLKLLAGVERTDGEGGIVSGHGLKIGYFAQEHDTIDPDATVWENTIAACPDSDEQDLRGLLGAFMFSGDQLNQPAGTLSGGEQTRLALATLVSSRANVLLLDEPTNNLDPQSREQVLDALRTYTGAVVLVTHDPGAVKALEPERVIVLPDGDEDLWSDAYMDIVELA, encoded by the coding sequence GTGATTGTTACTCAGGATCTTGAAGTCCGGGTGGGGGCACGGACGCTGCTTGACGCCCCCGGCCAGCTGCTGCGGGTACAGCCCGGCGACCGTATCGGGCTCGTCGGGCGCAACGGTGCCGGCAAGACCACCACCATGCGGATCCTGTCGGGGGAGACCGAGCCCTACGGCGGCAAGGTCGTCACCTCGGGCGAGATCGGCTACCTGCCGCAGGACTCCAAGGAAGGTGACATCGAGCAGTCCGCCCGCGACCGTATCCTCTCCGCGCGCGGACTCGACAAGCTCCGGTCGTCGATGGAGCGGCAGCAGGAGCTCATGGAGGCGGGCACGGACGTCCAGCGGGACGCCGCCATCGGGAAGTACAGCCGGCTCGAGGAACAGTACAGTGCCCTCGGCGGCTACGAGGCGGACTCCGAGGCCGCCCGCATCTGCGACGGCCTCGGCCTGCCGCAGCGGATCCTCGACCAGCAGCTCAAGACCCTCTCCGGTGGTCAGCGCCGCCGTGTGGAGCTCGCCCAGATCCTCTTCGCCGCCACCGCCGGCTCCGGCCGCTCGCAGACCACCCTGCTGCTCGACGAGCCGACCAACCACCTCGACGCCGACTCGATCCACTGGCTCCGCGGCTTCCTGCAGAAGCACGAGGGTGGGCTCGTCATGATCTCCCACGACGTCGACCTGCTCGAGGATGTCGTGAACAAGGTCTGGTTCCTCGACGCCGTCCGCGGCGAGGCCGACGTCTACAACATGACGTGGAAGAAGTACCTCGACGCCCGCGCCACCGACGAGGCCCGCCGCCGCCGGGAGAAGGCCAACGCGGAGAAGAAGGCGGACGCCCTGCGCAAGCAGGCCGCGAAACTCGGCGCCAAGGCGACGAAGGCCGCCGCCGCCAAGCAGATGCTCGCCCGCGCCGACAAGATGATCGGCAGCCTCGACGAGGTGCGCCAGGAGGACCACGTCGCGCACATCTCCTTCCCGGAACCGGCCCCGTGCGGCAAGACGCCGCTGTTCGCCAAGGGGCTGACGAAGATGTACGGCTCCCTCGAGGTCTTCGCCGGGGTGGACCTGGCGATCGACAAGGGTTCGCGGGTGGTCGTCCTCGGCTACAACGGTGCCGGCAAGACCACCCTGCTCAAGCTGCTCGCCGGAGTGGAGCGCACCGACGGCGAGGGCGGCATCGTCTCCGGGCACGGCCTGAAGATCGGCTACTTCGCGCAGGAGCACGACACCATCGACCCGGACGCCACCGTCTGGGAGAACACCATCGCCGCCTGCCCGGACTCCGATGAGCAGGACCTGCGCGGACTGCTGGGTGCCTTCATGTTCTCCGGTGACCAGCTCAACCAGCCGGCCGGCACGCTCTCCGGCGGTGAGCAGACCCGTCTGGCGCTGGCCACCCTGGTCAGCTCCCGGGCGAATGTGCTGCTCCTCGACGAGCCGACGAACAACCTCGACCCGCAGTCCCGTGAGCAGGTGCTGGACGCCCTGCGCACCTACACCGGCGCCGTCGTCCTGGTCACCCACGACCCGGGTGCGGTGAAGGCCCTGGAGCCGGAGCGGGTCATCGTGCTGCCCGACGGCGACGAGGACCTGTGGAGCGACGCCTACATGGACATCGTGGAGCTGGCGTAG
- a CDS encoding metal-sulfur cluster assembly factor, which produces MSDENTGTDTTEPTAPEMDPNPLDAVPQPPAEQTDHEVFLAGQIEECMLDVIDPELGINVVDLGLVYDIWMEGTEAVINMTLTSPACPLTDMLEDQTQAAVIGTVDSVASLRINWVWSPPWGPHMINEEGREQLRYLGFSV; this is translated from the coding sequence ATGAGTGACGAGAACACCGGCACGGACACCACCGAGCCCACGGCACCGGAGATGGACCCGAACCCGTTGGACGCCGTGCCGCAGCCGCCGGCCGAGCAGACCGACCACGAGGTCTTCCTCGCCGGCCAGATCGAGGAGTGCATGCTCGACGTCATCGACCCCGAGCTCGGCATCAACGTCGTCGACCTCGGCCTGGTCTACGACATCTGGATGGAGGGCACCGAGGCGGTCATCAACATGACGCTGACCTCCCCGGCGTGCCCGCTGACCGACATGCTGGAGGACCAGACCCAGGCGGCCGTCATCGGCACCGTCGACAGTGTCGCCAGCCTGCGGATCAACTGGGTGTGGTCCCCGCCGTGGGGCCCGCACATGATCAACGAGGAAGGCCGCGAGCAGCTCCGCTACCTCGGCTTCAGCGTCTGA
- the sufB gene encoding Fe-S cluster assembly protein SufB, which yields MTQAAQTPPSAVEEARLAKNQEKLRADDAIVDSMGGGYEYGWHDSDAAGKDAQRGLSEEVVRHISAMKNEPEWMLERRLKALDTFERKPMPTWGADLSEVDFDEFKYFVRSTEKQATSWEDLPEDIKATYDKLGIPEAEKQRLVAGVAAQYESEVVYHQIREDLEKQGVIFLDTDTALREHPDLFKEYFGTVVPAGDNKFAALNTAVWSGGSFVYVPKGVHVEIPLQAYFRINTENMGQFERTLIIVDEGAFVHYVEGCTAPIYQSDSLHSAIVEIIVKKGGRCRYTTIQNWSNNVLNLVTQRARAEEGATMEWVDGNIGSKITMKYPAVWMTGPHAKGQVLSLGFAGEGQTQDTGAKMVHMAPYTSSNIISKSVARQGGRAAYRGLVQVNKDAHHSKANVECDALLVDSVSRSDTYPYNDIRNDHVTLGHEATVSQVSEDQLFYLMSRGLEEEEAMAMIVRGFVEPVAKELPMEYALELNRLIELQMEGSVG from the coding sequence ATGACTCAAGCTGCACAGACACCGCCGAGCGCCGTCGAGGAGGCGCGGCTGGCGAAAAACCAGGAGAAGCTCCGGGCCGATGACGCGATCGTCGACTCGATGGGCGGAGGATACGAATACGGCTGGCACGATTCCGACGCCGCCGGTAAGGACGCCCAGCGCGGCCTGTCGGAGGAGGTCGTCCGCCACATCTCGGCGATGAAGAACGAGCCGGAGTGGATGCTCGAGCGCCGCCTGAAGGCGCTGGACACCTTCGAGCGCAAGCCGATGCCCACCTGGGGTGCCGACCTGTCCGAGGTCGACTTCGACGAATTCAAGTACTTCGTGCGCTCCACCGAGAAGCAGGCGACGTCCTGGGAGGACCTGCCCGAGGACATCAAGGCCACCTACGACAAGCTCGGCATCCCCGAGGCGGAGAAGCAGCGCCTGGTCGCCGGTGTCGCCGCCCAGTACGAGTCCGAGGTCGTCTACCACCAGATCCGCGAGGACCTGGAGAAGCAGGGCGTGATCTTCCTCGACACGGACACCGCGCTGCGCGAGCACCCGGACCTGTTCAAGGAGTACTTCGGCACCGTCGTGCCCGCCGGCGACAACAAGTTCGCCGCGCTGAACACCGCGGTGTGGTCCGGCGGCTCGTTCGTCTACGTCCCCAAGGGCGTCCACGTCGAGATCCCGCTGCAGGCCTACTTCCGGATCAACACCGAGAACATGGGCCAGTTCGAGCGGACGCTCATCATCGTCGACGAGGGTGCCTTCGTGCACTACGTCGAGGGCTGCACCGCGCCGATCTACCAGTCGGACTCGCTGCACTCGGCGATCGTGGAGATCATCGTCAAGAAGGGCGGCCGCTGCCGCTACACGACGATCCAGAACTGGTCGAACAACGTCCTGAACCTGGTGACCCAGCGGGCCCGCGCCGAGGAAGGCGCGACCATGGAGTGGGTCGACGGCAACATCGGCTCCAAGATCACCATGAAGTACCCGGCGGTCTGGATGACCGGCCCGCACGCCAAGGGCCAGGTCCTCTCCCTCGGTTTCGCCGGGGAGGGCCAGACCCAGGACACCGGCGCCAAGATGGTGCACATGGCGCCCTACACGTCGTCCAACATCATCTCGAAGTCGGTGGCCCGGCAGGGCGGCCGTGCCGCCTACCGTGGCCTCGTCCAGGTCAACAAGGACGCCCACCACTCGAAGGCGAACGTCGAGTGTGACGCCCTGCTTGTCGACTCGGTCTCCCGGTCCGACACGTACCCCTACAACGACATCCGCAACGACCACGTCACCCTCGGCCACGAGGCGACGGTCTCCCAGGTCTCCGAGGACCAGCTGTTCTACCTGATGAGCAGGGGCCTCGAGGAAGAGGAGGCCATGGCGATGATCGTCCGCGGCTTCGTCGAGCCGGTGGCCAAGGAGCTGCCGATGGAGTACGCGCTGGAACTCAACCGCCTGATCGAACTGCAGATGGAAGGATCGGTGGGCTAA
- the sufC gene encoding Fe-S cluster assembly ATPase SufC — MSTLEIKNVHAQVVPQEEGEEPKPILHGVNLTINSGETHAIMGPNGSGKSTLSYAIAGHPRYEITEGEVLLDGENLLDMDVSERARAGLFLAMQYPVEVPGVSMANFLRSSATAVRGEAPKLRTWVKETRAAMEELDIDPSFSERSVNEGFSGGEKKRHEILQLSLLKPKFAILDETDSGLDVDALRIVSEGINRYKERENGGLLLITHYQRILNYVKPDFVHVFANGRVVESGGPELAAELEAHGYEKYTAKA; from the coding sequence ATGAGCACTCTCGAGATCAAGAACGTCCACGCCCAGGTTGTCCCCCAGGAGGAGGGCGAGGAGCCGAAGCCGATCCTGCACGGCGTGAACCTCACCATCAACTCCGGCGAGACCCACGCCATCATGGGCCCGAACGGTTCCGGCAAGTCCACCCTGTCCTACGCGATCGCCGGCCACCCCCGGTACGAGATCACCGAGGGCGAGGTCCTCCTCGACGGGGAGAACCTGCTGGACATGGACGTCTCGGAGCGGGCCCGCGCCGGCCTGTTCCTCGCCATGCAGTACCCGGTCGAGGTGCCGGGCGTGTCGATGGCCAACTTCCTGCGCTCCTCGGCCACCGCCGTGCGCGGCGAGGCCCCGAAGCTGCGGACCTGGGTCAAGGAGACCCGGGCGGCGATGGAGGAACTCGACATCGACCCGAGTTTCTCCGAGCGGTCCGTCAACGAGGGCTTCTCCGGCGGTGAGAAGAAGCGCCACGAGATCCTGCAGCTGTCGCTGCTCAAGCCGAAGTTCGCCATCCTCGACGAGACCGACTCGGGCCTGGACGTCGACGCACTGCGCATCGTGTCCGAGGGGATCAACCGTTACAAGGAGCGGGAGAACGGCGGCCTGCTGCTGATCACCCACTACCAGCGCATCCTCAACTACGTGAAGCCCGACTTCGTCCACGTCTTCGCCAACGGGCGCGTCGTGGAGTCCGGCGGCCCGGAGCTGGCCGCGGAGCTCGAGGCGCACGGCTACGAGAAGTACACGGCGAAGGCGTGA
- the sufD gene encoding Fe-S cluster assembly protein SufD, which yields MTTPTTLTPANRTPTKGDRFQSTDPEDFPVPYGRDEDWRFTPLRRLRGLQNGSAAPAARQRIDIDTADQSGVTVSELPMDDERVGRAGLPVDRPAAEAWTNCTVADHILIDPETVLDKPVTVTVTGSGEDATGYGTTVIELGAFAEAVVVIRFEGAGVQSDNIEYVLGDGAKLTAVVWEDWDRTAVHLSNSHILVGRDATIRHTTAVFGGDVVRSLPHVRYAGPGGDAEMLGVYFADAGQYFEQRLLIDHSQPNCRSNVLYKGALQGESGRHGSEARTVWIGDCLIRPDATGTDTYEKNNNLVLTEGARADAVPNLEIQTGEIVGAGHAATVGRFDDEHMFYLMSRGIPDSEARRLIVRGFFSDVIRRVPVEDVRDSLEDVVERELENTVL from the coding sequence ATGACCACCCCGACTACACTCACCCCGGCCAACCGGACCCCCACCAAGGGCGACCGGTTCCAGTCCACGGACCCCGAGGATTTCCCTGTCCCCTACGGCCGGGACGAGGACTGGCGCTTCACCCCGCTGCGCCGGTTGCGCGGGCTGCAGAACGGCTCGGCCGCCCCGGCCGCCCGGCAGCGGATCGACATCGACACCGCCGACCAGTCCGGGGTCACCGTCTCCGAACTGCCGATGGACGACGAGCGGGTCGGCCGCGCCGGCCTGCCGGTCGACCGGCCGGCCGCCGAGGCATGGACCAACTGCACGGTCGCCGACCACATCCTCATCGACCCGGAGACCGTCCTGGACAAGCCGGTGACCGTGACCGTCACCGGTTCCGGTGAGGACGCCACCGGCTACGGCACCACGGTCATCGAGCTCGGTGCCTTCGCCGAGGCTGTCGTCGTCATCCGCTTCGAGGGTGCCGGCGTCCAGTCCGACAACATCGAGTACGTGCTCGGTGACGGGGCGAAACTGACCGCCGTCGTCTGGGAGGACTGGGACCGTACCGCGGTGCACCTGTCCAACTCGCACATCCTCGTCGGGCGGGACGCCACCATCCGTCACACCACCGCCGTCTTCGGCGGCGACGTGGTCCGTTCCCTGCCGCACGTGCGCTACGCCGGTCCGGGCGGGGACGCCGAGATGCTCGGCGTGTACTTCGCCGACGCCGGCCAGTACTTCGAGCAGCGGCTGCTCATCGACCACAGTCAGCCGAACTGCCGCTCCAACGTGCTCTACAAGGGCGCGCTGCAGGGTGAGTCGGGCCGCCACGGCTCCGAGGCCCGCACCGTCTGGATCGGCGACTGCCTGATCCGGCCGGACGCCACCGGCACCGACACCTACGAGAAGAACAACAACCTGGTGCTCACCGAGGGTGCCCGGGCGGACGCCGTGCCGAACCTGGAGATCCAGACCGGCGAGATCGTCGGCGCCGGCCACGCGGCCACCGTCGGCCGCTTCGACGACGAGCACATGTTCTACCTCATGTCCCGCGGCATCCCCGACAGCGAGGCACGCCGCCTCATCGTCCGCGGCTTCTTCTCCGACGTCATCCGCCGGGTCCCGGTCGAGGACGTCCGCGACAGCCTCGAGGACGTGGTGGAGCGCGAACTCGAGAACACCGTCCTCTGA